A region from the Cyprinus carpio isolate SPL01 chromosome A8, ASM1834038v1, whole genome shotgun sequence genome encodes:
- the ca8h22orf39 gene encoding UPF0545 protein C22orf39 homolog, translating to MAGSQSHWRPPRSCDVYWCEFKHCKSSFNRFHEYYSHGRAPDCRQWKEDFYTCKDWEKNHSTQAKESLQQSERKRVAEQRKFTPVWELRQTPPADWHVPLNQGGPQDS from the exons ATGGCAGGGTCACAATCTCACTGGAGG CCACCACGTTCATGTGACGTCTACTGGTGTGAGTTCAAGCACTGCAAGAGTTCATTCAACAGATTCCACGAGTACTACTCCCACGGCAGAGCGCCGGACTGCCGGCAGTGGAAAGAGGACTTTTACACCTGCAAGGACTGGGAGAAAAACCACAGCACACAGGCCAAG GAATCCCTCCAGCAGAGCGAGAGGAAGCGGGTCGCGGAGCAGAGGAAGTTCACTCCGGTCTGGGAGCTTCGGCAGACGCCTCCGGCTGATTGGCACGTGCCTCTAAACCAGGGCGGACCACAGGACTCATAA
- the LOC109086962 gene encoding palmitoyltransferase ZDHHC12-A-like, with amino-acid sequence MSKNMFKSGCLVRTAHVILTWITTLVLFLHNTDLGKCRERGDLLQPVVFISVVLLSVLLYFTVSLMDPGFVLSDSDTKGTLVESNEELEKMIPQDHSSLKQRRCGYCFKLVLHQPERCFRSTIKSNHNSPWIDNCVTSTLLMNVKFVAVSWGLQASWSGVVSAPTVWVLRSRFSVVVLLLLCIHLYLASVNSTTWEFMSRQRILYLKHCDAEENHIEIPNLWDFCCACGTVAWERIYIRHTDAEKNLQGTSVPRAAPPPPAAGQSESRSGDRRRVVLEEAEFIFRAREGRVLSERERVRICVRFLAVSVCVRSSSAGSLDSRPVTVSRNRAQGGRSSTSTSLKPTALDSH; translated from the exons ATGTCTAAGAACATGTTTAAATCAGGTTGTTTAGTTCGGACTGCTCACGTGATTCTGACCTGGATCACAACTTTAGTCCTGTTTCTGCATAACACAG ATCTTGGTAAGTGTCGGGAGAGAGGAGATCTGCTCCAGCCTGTGGTCTTCATCTCCGTGGTTCTGCTCTCTGTACTGCTGTACTTCACTGTGTCTCTGATGGATCCTGGCTTTGTTCTGTCTGACAGCGACACGAAG GGAACGTTGGTGGAGAGTAATGAAGAACTGGAGAAGATGATTCCTCAAGATCACAGTTCTTTAAAGCAGCGGCGCTGCGGCTACTGCTTTAAACTGGTACTTCATCAACCTGAACGCTGCTTTCGCTCCACGATAAAGTCCAACCATAATTCTCCCTGGATAGACAACTGTGTCACTTCCACTCTACT TATGAATGTAAAGTTTGTGGCTGTATCTTGGGGTTTACAGGCTTCATG GTCCGGCGTGGTCTCTGCACCCACAGTGTGGGTGTTAAGGTCCCGTTTTTCGGTGGTCGTGCTGCTCCTGCTGTGCATTCACCTGTACCTGGCCTCGGTGAACAGCACCACCTGGGAGTTCATGTCCCGCCAGCGCATCCTGTACCTCAAGCACTGCGACGCGGAGGAGAACCACATAGAAAT TCCAAACCTGTGGGACTTCTGCTGCGCCTGCGGGACGGTGGCATGGGAGAGGATCTACATCAGACACACCGACGCGGAAAAAAACCTGCAGGGAACAT CGGTTCCACGCGCAGCCCCGCCCCCACCGGCCGCCGGCCAATCAGAGAGCAGGTCCGGGGACCGACGTCGGGTTGTTCTGGAAGAGGCGGAGTTCATTTTTCGAGCTCGTGAGGGGCGCGTTCTGTCCGAAAGAGAGCGCGTGAGAATCTGCGTTCGTTTCCTcgctgtaagtgtgtgtgtgcggagcAGCAGCGCGGGCTCGCTCGATTCTCGTCCTGTTACAGTCTCAAGAAACCGAGCTCAAGGAGGACGATCTTCTACCTCAACGAGTTTGAAACCCACAGCTCTTGATTCTCACTGA
- the seta gene encoding SET nuclear proto-oncogene a produces the protein MSASAAKVSKKELNSNHDGGDETSEKEQQEAIEHIDEVQNEIDRLNEQASEEILKVEQKYNKLRQPFFQKRSELIAKIPNFWVTTFVNHPQVSALLGEEDEEALHYLTRVEVTEFEDIKSGYRIDFYFDENMYFENKVLSKEIHLNESGDPTSKSTEIKWKPGKDLTSRSSQTPSKAGKKRQHEEPESFFTWFTDHSDSGADELGEVIKDDIWPNPLQYYLVTDMEDEEGEGEDEDEDEEGLDDIDEEGEDDGEEEEDDDGEDDDGEDD, from the exons ATGTCTGCCTCAGCGGCTAAAGTCAGTAAAAAGGAACTGAACTCGAACCACGACGGAGGGGACGAGACCTCAG AAAAAGAGCAACAAGAAGCCATCGAGCACATCGATGAAGTACAGAATGAAATTGACAG ACTGAACGAGCAAGCAAGTGAGGAGATTCTCAAAGTcgaacagaaatacaacaaactCCGCCAGCCGTTCTTCCAGAAGAGGTCAGAACTCATAGCCAAAATCCCCAACTTTTGGGTCACAACATTCGTCAACCACCCACAAG TCTCCGCTCTTCTCGGAGAGGAGGACGAGGAGGCGCTTCACTATCTGACCAGAGTAGAGGTGACCGAGTTTGAAGACATCAAATCCGGCTACAGAATAGATTTT TATTTCGATGAAAACATGTATTTTGAGAACAAAGTCCTCTCCAAAGAAATCCACCTGAACGAAAGCGGAGACCCCACCTCAAAGTCGACAGAGATCAAATGGAAACCGGGAAAA GACCTCACAAGTCGGTCCAGTCAGACGCCGAGTAAAGCGGGCAAGAAGAGGCAACACGAAGAACCCGAGAGCTTCTTCACCTGGTTTACTGATCACAGCGATTCAGGCGCCGACGAGTTGGGCGAAGTCATCAAAGACGACATCTGGCCGAATCCTCTTCAGTACTACTTGG TTACAGACATGGAGGACGAGGAAGGAGagggtgaggatgaggatgaagacgaggaaggtCTGGATGATATTGATGAAGAGGGAGAAGATgatggagaggaagaggaggatgatgatggagAG GATGACGATGGCGAGGATGACTGA
- the gle1 gene encoding nucleoporin GLE1, which translates to MHSENLRWETLGALKNSPKGKLKYSPDWLEKGEDILAGCVEVSSLSPLSGQILKRLSPRPRLNTCSLTSCVRDTSPGLSEEGSFPVSPRQISSPVSIRAEEDEQKKAEEIKEAPAASVSSPPAMSVLSPRATQMAGCILMCEHKHKAKAKAELSLRLEQQERLVATVSSCESEQLKRFEELMELKQRQEYQSMRDMMEKETQESLGRQEKMREEHRHRMKILNLRLREAEQQRLREAELERQRQVEGRERHRAINAIQEEVLQLNQLLQPRPSTQTDSALDHTPYITRGNQLCSQVSEVVPASADGQFPSVEDLNVAERALQEMRSLVRNLQDEVTQAVERKRKEQEEEEEEKKRHEELKAQQEEQQKNAARSAKEKARKQGLQTGADDSTLKWYNALQDSAARCAQAFDELSTAKDTQTKKLKMELQKAATTPVSQIANISGAPLKEAFEKIDKLLSGRPVTSAGKTVSTSQHPQGLEFVSYKLAEKFVKQGEEEVASNHSAAFPIAAVASGIWELHPAIGDLILAHLHKKCPYAVPHYPPMERGTSVEDYQKILGYRVDDSKVEGQDSFLKRMSGMIRLYAAIIQMRWPYTGKQGPHPHGLNHGWRWLAQILNMEPLADITATILFDFLEVCGNALMRQYRGQFWKLILLIIEEYFPRIEAVTSTGQMGSVTRLKQFLETSLRTKQIPAHRSELGSAFFKS; encoded by the exons ATGCACTCTGAAAATCTACGATGGGAGACTTTAGGAGCTCTGAAAAACTCTCCGAAGGGGAAACTCAAATACAGTCCAGACTGGCTGGAAAAGGGGGAg GATATTCTGGCGGGTTGTGTGGAGGTGTCCAGTCTGTCTCCTCTCTCAGGACAGATTCTGAAGAGACTGAGTCCTCGTCCGCGGCTCAACACCTGCTCTCTGACTTCATGCGTTCGTGATACGAGTCCCGGCCTTTCGGAAGAGGGTTCGTTCCCCGTCAGTCCCAGACAGATCTCGTCTCCGGTCTCCATCCGCGCTGAGGAGGATGAGCAGAAG AAAGCAGAAGAAATAAAGGAGGCTCCTGCAGCGAGCGTCAGCTCGCCTCCAGCGATGTCCGTCCTGTCGCCCAGAGCCACACAGATGGCCGGCTGCATCCTCATGTGTGAGCACAAACACAAGGCCAAAGCAAAG GCGGAGCTGAGTCTCAGACTGGAGCAGCAGGAGCGGCTGGTGGCCACAGTCTCCAGCTGTGAGTCTGAGCAGCTCAAGCGCTTCGAGGAGCTGATGGAGCTCAAACAGAGACAGGAGTACCAGAGCATGAGAGACATGATGGAGAAAGA GACGCAGGAGAGTCTCGGCCGGCAGGAGAAGATGCGAGAGGAACACAGACACCGAATGAAA ATCCTGAACCTGCGTCTGCGGGAGGCGGAGCAGCAGCGTCTGCGGGAGGCGGAGCTTGAGCGTCAGCGGCAGGTGGAGGGCAGAGAGCGGCACAGAGCTATCAATGCCATACAGGAGGAGGTGCTACAGCTCAACCAGCTCCTACAGCCACGCCCCTCCACACAAACAGACTCCGCCCTCGACCACACCCCCTACATCACCCGCGGCAACCAGCTCTGCTCGCAGGTGTCAGAGGTGGTGCCGGCCTCTGCAGAC ggtCAGTTTCCCAGTGTGGAGGATTTGAACGTAGCTGAGCGAGCGCTACAGGAAATGAGGTCACTGGTCAGAAACCTGCAGGACGAGGTGACACAGGCTGtcgagaggaagaggaaggagcaggaggaagaggaggaggagaagaaaagacACGAGGAGCTCAAAGCCCAGCAAGAGGAGCAACAGAAAAATGCAGCACGGTCTGCTAAAGAGAAAGCCAGAAAACAGG GTCTGCAGACAGGAGCAGACGACAGCACTTTAAAATGGTACAACGCACTCCAGGATTCGGCCGCTCGGTGCGCGCAGGCGTTTGATGAGCTCAGCACAGCTAAAGACACGCAG ACTAAGAAATTAAAAATGGAGCTCCAAAAGGCTGCAACCACACCTGTGAGCCAGATCGCAAACATCTCAG GCGCGCCGCTGAAGGAGGCCTTTGAGAAGATCGATAAGCTGTTGTCCGGTCGTCCGGTGACGTCCGCCGGAAAAACAGTGTCTACGTCCCAGCATCCTCAGGGGCTGGAGTTTGTCAGTTATAAACTGGCAGAAAAGTTTGTG AAACAAGGAGAAGAGGAAGTGGCGTCCAATCATTCGGCAGCGTTCCCCATCGCCGCTGTGGCGTCAGGCATCTGGGAACTCCATCCTGCTATTGGAGACCTTATACTCGCCCACCTCCACAAGAAGTGCCCGTATGCCGTGCCGCACTATCCCCCCATGGAGCGGGGCACGTCTGTGGAGGATTACCAGAA GATTCTGGGATACCGTGTGGATGACTCCAAAGTGGAAGGCCAGGACAGCTTTCTGAAGAGAATGTCGGGAATGATTCGTCTCTACGCGGCTATAATCCAGATGAGATGGCCTTATACCGGCAAACAAGGG CCTCATCCTCACGGCTTGAATCACGGCTGGCGCTGGCTCGCACAGATCCTCAACATGGAGCCACTCGCCGACATCACAGCAACTATTCTCTTTGACTTCCTGGAG GTCTGCGGAAATGCTTTGATGAGACAATATCGAGGGCAGTTCTGGAAACTGATATTGCTTATTATTGAAGAATACTTTCCGAG AATCGAAGCGGTCACCAGCACCGGTCAGATGGGCTCCGTAACCAGACTCAAACAGTTCCTAGAG ACGTCTTTGAGAACCAAGCAGATTCCCGCCCACAGGAGCGAGCTTGGCTCCGCCTTCTTCAAGTCCTGA